In Vigna unguiculata cultivar IT97K-499-35 chromosome 3, ASM411807v1, whole genome shotgun sequence, a single genomic region encodes these proteins:
- the LOC114178410 gene encoding SUPPRESSOR OF ABI3-5 isoform X2 yields the protein MDPGRYALHQGWDNNSALEGYGAVHEPNFREAYLPPGPPPVGHWSQSKRRGYDEDYPLDRESRRFQRPYHESYNQIDGFRDREIDTYPEYERFRDGYTGIENYGDRGYDKPARFSGHERDDYAYEDYDYKSRASSHHRREDSHDRDYDHGRHSYDSDYERGSRRDSNWRRRESRDRERDKRGHSREGELSPRRRHERSRSRSHSRSRSRSRSRSHSHSHSHSRSQSRGYDDHPRSRSPRGRSHGRSYREGSYTESRYDKSERRRDRDDKRQREHYSVAPSATVVVKGLSQKTTDEDLYQILAEWGPLRHVRVIKERNSGVSRGFAFIDFPSVGAAQGMMDKLGDDGLVVDGRKLFFEYSSKPTGGPGPDGAVKSGHNYKSITVPSDWMCTVCSYINFARRTSCYQCNEPRTDDAPAADISLSNSAATGKKGLEAGPTHVLVVRGLDENADEEMLRYEFSKHAPIKDLRLVRDKFTHVSRGFAFVHFYSVEDATKALEATNGTMLEKNGQILRVAYAKSILGPGSGTSGTSQSSSLAAAAIEAATFAQQYDSVGWAPKEYNPDDKLSTGQEQPGTEVGAPQSGFVWDEASGYYYDAASGFYYDGNTGLYYDGNNGIWYSYDNQTQQYIPCTDQNQNKAPNNESEPSKTSDGSGSKKVISAPATTVISVEKPASLADAVQAAATAALAAEKKEKEKSKEIKLASKSSILANKKKMNNVLTMWKQRSHEGQATRVALEDNQPSVSADDRSYSAGHSAKNKSKNEIMVRETNASNPGIHTTLAQVAAIDSQAQPRPVSNSLGGTVMGVIRGSGRGVVKSDSYSGSTSVASSMHSSSSANVDPHTVATPFRTDVSALSSYTPPATVGSGRRRFSEMPLPASAHKEQPQTTYRDRAAERRSLYGSSSSVGNDLADLDIGDSNRDFASRKGDPMPFPPGVGGGRVVGDVNVDTFEVITADKAIDENNVGNRMLRNMGWQEGLGLGKDGSGMIEPVLAQATEHRAGLGSQQKKLDPSLEVQAGDSYKMLIHKKALARFREMSDN from the exons ATGGATCCTGGTCGCTATGCTCTGCATCAAGGCTGGGATAATAACAGC GCTCTTGAGGGATACGGCGCCGTCCACGAGCCCAACTTCCG GGAGGCCTACCTGCCGCCAGGACCACCTCCTGTTGGCCACTGGAGTCAATCCAAACGAAGAGGTTATGATGAAGATTATCCACTTGACAGGGAATCTAGACGTTTTCAGAGGCCCtatcatgaatcatataatcaGATAGATGGTTTCAGGGATCGTGAGATTGACACCTACCCAGAATATGAAAGGTTTCGTGATGGCTATACTGGCATTGAAAACTATGGTGACCGAGGATATGATAAGCCTGCCAGATTTTCAGGTCATGAACGTGATGATTATGCCTATGAAGATTATGACTACAAGTCCCGGGCTTCCTCTCATCATCGTAGGGAGGATAGCCATGACAGGGATTATGATCATGGTCGCCACAGTTATGATTCTGATTATGAAAGAGGTAGTAGAAGAGACAGTAATTGGAGGCGACGCGAATCACGTGATAGGGAACGTGATAAGAGAGGTCATAGTCGGGAAGGAGAACTGAGTCCACGTAGGAGACATGAGCGCTCACGCTCACGATCACATTCTCGTTCGCGTTCGCGCTCTCGATCCCGATCCCATTCTCACTCCCATTCTCATTCCCGCTCTCAGTCTCGTGGATATGATGACCATCCAAGGTCAAGGTCCCCTCGAGGTCGAAGCCATGGTAGAAGTTATAGGGAAGGTAGCTATACTGAGAGTCGATATGATAAAAGTGAAAGACGTAGGGATCGCGATGATAAACGACAGCGCGAACATTATTCTGTG GCCCCATCTGCAACCGTTGTCGTGAAAGGTCTTTCGCAGAAGACAACCGATGAAGATCTATACCAAATCCTT GCGGAATGGGGGCCCCTTCGTCACGTTCGAGTTATAAAGGAGAGAAATTCTGGAGTCTCTCGTGGATTTGCATTTATAGATTTTCCTTCTGTG GGAGCTGCACAAGGAATGATGGACAAACTAGGAGACGATGGTCTTGTTGTCGATGGCAGAAAACTTTTCTTTGAATATAG TAGCAAGCCAACTGGAGGTCCTGGTCCTGATGGAGCTGTGAAATCAGGTCATAATTATAAGAGCATTACGGTTCCATCTGATTGGATGTGCACTGTATGTAGCTACATAAATTTTGCACGCCGAACATCCTGCTATCAG TGTAATGAGCCTCGAACTGACGATGCTCCTGCAGCAgatatttcattatcaaattCAGCAGCTACCGGAAAGAAAGGTTTGGAAGCTG GTCCAACTCATGTTTTGGTTGTCCGAGGATTGGATGAAAATGCTGACGAGGAAATGCTCCGCTATGAGTTTTCCAAACATGCTCCAATTAAG GATCTGCGTCTTGTGAGAGATAAATTCACTCATGTCTCAAGGGGATTTGCATTTGTACACTTTTATTCG gttGAAGATGCTACCAAAGCTCTTGAGGCAACAAATGGAACTATGCTTGAAAAGAATGGGCAGATTCTAAGAGTTGCATATGCAAAAAGTATCCTGGGCCCTGGGTCAGGAACATCAGGAACGTCCCAATCGAGCAGTCTTGCGGCTGCTGCTATTGAAGCTGCAACATTTGCCCAACAG TATGATTCAGTGGGATGGGCTCCAAAAGAATATAACCCAGATGACAAACTATCTACTGGTCAAGAGCAACCTGGCACAGAAGTTGGTGCTCCACAATCGGGCTTTGTTTGGGATGAAGCATCGGGTTATTACTATGATGCTGCTTCTGGTTTTTACTATGACGGAAATACTG GTCTTTACTATGATGGTAATAATGGGATTTGGTATTCATATGACAACCAAACTCAGCAGTACATACCTTGCACTGATCAAAATCAGAATAAAGCACCTAATAATGAGTCTGAACCTTCTAAAACATCTGATGGTTCTGGAAGTAAAAAGGTCATTTCTGCACCAGCTACTACTGTTATATCGGTTGAGAAGCCAGCTTCACTGGCAGATGCTGTCCAGGCTGCAGCAACAGCTGCTTTGGCTgcagagaagaaagaaaaggaaaaatcaaAGGAAATAAAGCTTGCATCAAAGAGCAGCATTCTggcaaacaagaaaaaaatgaacaatGTATTAACAATGTGGAAGCAGAGGAGCCATGAGGGACAGGCTACTAGAGTGGCTCTGGAAGACAATCAGCCTTCTGTTTCAGCTGATGATAGGTCATATTCTGCCGGGCATTCTGCTAAGAATAAatcaaaaaatgagattatgGTAAGGGAAACTAATGCTTCTAATCCAGGAATTCACACAACTCTTGCCCAGGTTGCTGCTATTGATTCTCAGGCACAGCCACGGCCGGTTAGTAATAGTCTAGGAGGCACTGTGATGGGGGTCATAAGGGGCTCAGGAAGAGGGGTTGTTAAATCAGATAGTTATTCAGGTTCTACATCTGTTGCATCATCTATGCATAGTTCATCTTCAGCAAATGTTGATCCACATACAGTTGCTACTCCCTTTAGAACAGATGTATCTGCCCTGAGTTCGTATACACCACCTGCTACAGTTGGAAGTGGGCGAAGAAGGTTTTCAGAAATGCCTCTTCCTGCTTCAGCTCACAAAGAACAACCTCAGACAACTTACCGGGATCGTGCAGCTGAGAGGAGGAGTTTGTATGGCTCATCTTCTTCAGTGGGAAATGATTTGGCTGACCTTGACATTGGGGATTCAA ACCGAGATTTTGCATCAAGGAAGGGTGATCCAATGCCGTTCCCTCCTGGAGTTGGTGGTGGACGTGTAGTTGGAGATGTCAACGTTGATACTTTCGAGGTGATTACGGCAGACAAAGCAATTGATGAAAACAATGTCGGTAATAGGATGCTTCGCAACATGGGCTGGCAGGAAGGATTG GGACTTGGAAAGGATGGAAGTGGAATGATAGAGCCTGTCCTGGCACAAGCCACGGAACATAGGGCCGGACTTGGGAGTCAACAGAAGAAGTTGGATCCTAGCCTTGAGGTGCAGGCAGGTGACAGTTACAAGATGCTTATTCATAAAAAAGCCCTTGCCAGATTTCGGGAGATGTCAGACAATTAA
- the LOC114178410 gene encoding SUPPRESSOR OF ABI3-5 isoform X1 — MDPGRYALHQGWDNNSALEGYGAVHEPNFRVGGSYDERRFLDERYPRDPVYQRNNFHPDILDREAYLPPGPPPVGHWSQSKRRGYDEDYPLDRESRRFQRPYHESYNQIDGFRDREIDTYPEYERFRDGYTGIENYGDRGYDKPARFSGHERDDYAYEDYDYKSRASSHHRREDSHDRDYDHGRHSYDSDYERGSRRDSNWRRRESRDRERDKRGHSREGELSPRRRHERSRSRSHSRSRSRSRSRSHSHSHSHSRSQSRGYDDHPRSRSPRGRSHGRSYREGSYTESRYDKSERRRDRDDKRQREHYSVAPSATVVVKGLSQKTTDEDLYQILAEWGPLRHVRVIKERNSGVSRGFAFIDFPSVGAAQGMMDKLGDDGLVVDGRKLFFEYSSKPTGGPGPDGAVKSGHNYKSITVPSDWMCTVCSYINFARRTSCYQCNEPRTDDAPAADISLSNSAATGKKGLEAGPTHVLVVRGLDENADEEMLRYEFSKHAPIKDLRLVRDKFTHVSRGFAFVHFYSVEDATKALEATNGTMLEKNGQILRVAYAKSILGPGSGTSGTSQSSSLAAAAIEAATFAQQYDSVGWAPKEYNPDDKLSTGQEQPGTEVGAPQSGFVWDEASGYYYDAASGFYYDGNTGLYYDGNNGIWYSYDNQTQQYIPCTDQNQNKAPNNESEPSKTSDGSGSKKVISAPATTVISVEKPASLADAVQAAATAALAAEKKEKEKSKEIKLASKSSILANKKKMNNVLTMWKQRSHEGQATRVALEDNQPSVSADDRSYSAGHSAKNKSKNEIMVRETNASNPGIHTTLAQVAAIDSQAQPRPVSNSLGGTVMGVIRGSGRGVVKSDSYSGSTSVASSMHSSSSANVDPHTVATPFRTDVSALSSYTPPATVGSGRRRFSEMPLPASAHKEQPQTTYRDRAAERRSLYGSSSSVGNDLADLDIGDSNRDFASRKGDPMPFPPGVGGGRVVGDVNVDTFEVITADKAIDENNVGNRMLRNMGWQEGLGLGKDGSGMIEPVLAQATEHRAGLGSQQKKLDPSLEVQAGDSYKMLIHKKALARFREMSDN; from the exons ATGGATCCTGGTCGCTATGCTCTGCATCAAGGCTGGGATAATAACAGC GCTCTTGAGGGATACGGCGCCGTCCACGAGCCCAACTTCCG GGTCGGTGGTTCCTATGATGAGAGAAGGTTTCTTGATGAAAGATATCCAAGAGATCCAGTTTACCAGAGAAATAATTTTCACCCTGACATTTTGGACAGGGAGGCCTACCTGCCGCCAGGACCACCTCCTGTTGGCCACTGGAGTCAATCCAAACGAAGAGGTTATGATGAAGATTATCCACTTGACAGGGAATCTAGACGTTTTCAGAGGCCCtatcatgaatcatataatcaGATAGATGGTTTCAGGGATCGTGAGATTGACACCTACCCAGAATATGAAAGGTTTCGTGATGGCTATACTGGCATTGAAAACTATGGTGACCGAGGATATGATAAGCCTGCCAGATTTTCAGGTCATGAACGTGATGATTATGCCTATGAAGATTATGACTACAAGTCCCGGGCTTCCTCTCATCATCGTAGGGAGGATAGCCATGACAGGGATTATGATCATGGTCGCCACAGTTATGATTCTGATTATGAAAGAGGTAGTAGAAGAGACAGTAATTGGAGGCGACGCGAATCACGTGATAGGGAACGTGATAAGAGAGGTCATAGTCGGGAAGGAGAACTGAGTCCACGTAGGAGACATGAGCGCTCACGCTCACGATCACATTCTCGTTCGCGTTCGCGCTCTCGATCCCGATCCCATTCTCACTCCCATTCTCATTCCCGCTCTCAGTCTCGTGGATATGATGACCATCCAAGGTCAAGGTCCCCTCGAGGTCGAAGCCATGGTAGAAGTTATAGGGAAGGTAGCTATACTGAGAGTCGATATGATAAAAGTGAAAGACGTAGGGATCGCGATGATAAACGACAGCGCGAACATTATTCTGTG GCCCCATCTGCAACCGTTGTCGTGAAAGGTCTTTCGCAGAAGACAACCGATGAAGATCTATACCAAATCCTT GCGGAATGGGGGCCCCTTCGTCACGTTCGAGTTATAAAGGAGAGAAATTCTGGAGTCTCTCGTGGATTTGCATTTATAGATTTTCCTTCTGTG GGAGCTGCACAAGGAATGATGGACAAACTAGGAGACGATGGTCTTGTTGTCGATGGCAGAAAACTTTTCTTTGAATATAG TAGCAAGCCAACTGGAGGTCCTGGTCCTGATGGAGCTGTGAAATCAGGTCATAATTATAAGAGCATTACGGTTCCATCTGATTGGATGTGCACTGTATGTAGCTACATAAATTTTGCACGCCGAACATCCTGCTATCAG TGTAATGAGCCTCGAACTGACGATGCTCCTGCAGCAgatatttcattatcaaattCAGCAGCTACCGGAAAGAAAGGTTTGGAAGCTG GTCCAACTCATGTTTTGGTTGTCCGAGGATTGGATGAAAATGCTGACGAGGAAATGCTCCGCTATGAGTTTTCCAAACATGCTCCAATTAAG GATCTGCGTCTTGTGAGAGATAAATTCACTCATGTCTCAAGGGGATTTGCATTTGTACACTTTTATTCG gttGAAGATGCTACCAAAGCTCTTGAGGCAACAAATGGAACTATGCTTGAAAAGAATGGGCAGATTCTAAGAGTTGCATATGCAAAAAGTATCCTGGGCCCTGGGTCAGGAACATCAGGAACGTCCCAATCGAGCAGTCTTGCGGCTGCTGCTATTGAAGCTGCAACATTTGCCCAACAG TATGATTCAGTGGGATGGGCTCCAAAAGAATATAACCCAGATGACAAACTATCTACTGGTCAAGAGCAACCTGGCACAGAAGTTGGTGCTCCACAATCGGGCTTTGTTTGGGATGAAGCATCGGGTTATTACTATGATGCTGCTTCTGGTTTTTACTATGACGGAAATACTG GTCTTTACTATGATGGTAATAATGGGATTTGGTATTCATATGACAACCAAACTCAGCAGTACATACCTTGCACTGATCAAAATCAGAATAAAGCACCTAATAATGAGTCTGAACCTTCTAAAACATCTGATGGTTCTGGAAGTAAAAAGGTCATTTCTGCACCAGCTACTACTGTTATATCGGTTGAGAAGCCAGCTTCACTGGCAGATGCTGTCCAGGCTGCAGCAACAGCTGCTTTGGCTgcagagaagaaagaaaaggaaaaatcaaAGGAAATAAAGCTTGCATCAAAGAGCAGCATTCTggcaaacaagaaaaaaatgaacaatGTATTAACAATGTGGAAGCAGAGGAGCCATGAGGGACAGGCTACTAGAGTGGCTCTGGAAGACAATCAGCCTTCTGTTTCAGCTGATGATAGGTCATATTCTGCCGGGCATTCTGCTAAGAATAAatcaaaaaatgagattatgGTAAGGGAAACTAATGCTTCTAATCCAGGAATTCACACAACTCTTGCCCAGGTTGCTGCTATTGATTCTCAGGCACAGCCACGGCCGGTTAGTAATAGTCTAGGAGGCACTGTGATGGGGGTCATAAGGGGCTCAGGAAGAGGGGTTGTTAAATCAGATAGTTATTCAGGTTCTACATCTGTTGCATCATCTATGCATAGTTCATCTTCAGCAAATGTTGATCCACATACAGTTGCTACTCCCTTTAGAACAGATGTATCTGCCCTGAGTTCGTATACACCACCTGCTACAGTTGGAAGTGGGCGAAGAAGGTTTTCAGAAATGCCTCTTCCTGCTTCAGCTCACAAAGAACAACCTCAGACAACTTACCGGGATCGTGCAGCTGAGAGGAGGAGTTTGTATGGCTCATCTTCTTCAGTGGGAAATGATTTGGCTGACCTTGACATTGGGGATTCAA ACCGAGATTTTGCATCAAGGAAGGGTGATCCAATGCCGTTCCCTCCTGGAGTTGGTGGTGGACGTGTAGTTGGAGATGTCAACGTTGATACTTTCGAGGTGATTACGGCAGACAAAGCAATTGATGAAAACAATGTCGGTAATAGGATGCTTCGCAACATGGGCTGGCAGGAAGGATTG GGACTTGGAAAGGATGGAAGTGGAATGATAGAGCCTGTCCTGGCACAAGCCACGGAACATAGGGCCGGACTTGGGAGTCAACAGAAGAAGTTGGATCCTAGCCTTGAGGTGCAGGCAGGTGACAGTTACAAGATGCTTATTCATAAAAAAGCCCTTGCCAGATTTCGGGAGATGTCAGACAATTAA